In Prunus dulcis chromosome 2, ALMONDv2, whole genome shotgun sequence, a single genomic region encodes these proteins:
- the LOC117619140 gene encoding annexin-like protein RJ4 isoform X2: protein MATLVAPDHFSPNEDAEALHKACKGWGTDEKAVISILSHRNAAQRYEIRLAYEGLYHEDLIKRLESELSGDFEKAVYRWILDPTDRYAVLAHVAIKKPETDYNVIVEISSTLSPEELLAVRRAYQLRYKHSLEEDLAAHTTGDIRKLLVALVTTYRYDGGEINAKVAKSEADILHDAIKDKAFNHEEVIRILSTRSKTQLMATFNRYRDDHGISISKNLLDDGADDFQKALHVVIRCLNDPKKYFEKVLRQAIKRAGTDEDALTRVIVTRAERDLQDIKELYYKKNSVHLEHAVAKETSGDYKAFLVTLLGEQD, encoded by the exons ATGGCGACCCTCGTTGCTCCAGACCACTTCTCTCCTAACGAGGATGCAGAAGCTCTTCACAAGGCCTGCAAAg gATGGGGGACTGATGAGAAGGCTGTAATCTCTATACTGTCACATAGAAATGCAGCTCAGAGATATGAAATCAGGCTTGCTTATGAGGGGCTTTATCATGAAGATCTTATCAAGCGCCTTGAATCGGAGCTCTCTGGGgattttgag AAAGCGGTGTACCGTTGGATATTGGATCCTACAGATCGCTATGCAGTCTTGGCTCATGTGGCAATCAAGAAACCTGAGACTGACTACAATGTCATCGTTGAAATTTCAAGCACTCTATCTCCTGAAGAGCTCCTGGCAGTAAGAAGGGCTTACCAACTTCGCTACAAGCACTCCTTGGAGGAAGACTTGGCTGCGCATACCACCGGTGATATCCGCAAG CTTCTGGTTGCTTTGGTGACTACTTATCGGTATGATGGTGGTGAGATCAATGCGAAAGTGGCAAAATCGGAAGCTGATATTCTTCATGATGCCATCAAAGACAAGGCTTTCAATCATGAGGAAGTTATTAGGATCCTCAGCACAAGGAGCAAGACACAGCTCATGGCAACCTTCAACCGCTACAGAGATGACCATGGCATTTCCATCAGCAAG AATTTGTTGGATGATGGTGCTGATGATTTCCAGAAGGCACTTCACGTCGTCATTCGATGCCTCAATGACCCAAAGAAGTACTTTGAGAAG GTACTTCGCCAAGCAATCAAAAGGGCTGGGACAGATGAGGATGCTCTCACTCGTGTGATCGTTACGAGGGCAGAGAGGGACTTGCAGGACATCAAGGAGCTTTACTACAAGAAGAACAGTGTTCATCTTGAGCATGCTGTGGCCAAAGAAACATCAGGAGATTACAAGGCCTTCCTCGTTACCCTGTTAGGGGAGCAAGATTGA
- the LOC117618884 gene encoding annexin D4 translates to MALTDEFQALNKAFSGVGIDENSLISILGKWHPEERKSFRKGTPHFFKQDERNFERWDDLHVKLLKHEFMRFKNAVVLWTMHSWERDARLVKEALKKGPQTYSVLVEIACTRSAEELLGARKAYHSLFDHSIEEDVAYHIDGPEGKLLVALVSAYRYEGPKVKDDTAKSEAKTLAHAIKNADKRNPIEDDEVIRILSTRSKPHLKEIYKHYQEISGHNIDEDLDDALRLKETVQCLCTPHTYFSQVLEISLRNGVDKNIKKGLTRVIVTRADADMKEIKEEYQNLYGVSLTEKIEATANGNYKDFLLTLAARGG, encoded by the exons ATGGCTCTCACTGATGAGTTTCAAGCTCTCAACAAGGCTTTCTCAg GAGTTGGAATTGATGAAAATTCATTAATATCAATACTGGGAAAATGGCATCCTGAGGAGAGGAAATCCTTCAGGAAAGGAACTCCCCATTTTTTCAAGCAAGATGAACGCAACTTTGAGCGCTGGGATGATCTCCATGtcaaacttctcaagcatGAATTCATGCGTTTtaag AATGCTGTGGTGCTATGGACTATGCATTCATGGGAAAGGGATGCTCGTTTGGTGAAGGAGGCCTTGAAAAAAGGCCCACAAACATACAGTGTGCTTGTGGAGATTGCATGTACTAGATCGGCCGAGGAGCTATTAGGAGCTAGGAAGGCCTACCATTCCCTCTTTGATCACTCCATCGAGGAAGACGTTGCCTACCACATTGATGGCCCTGAAGGCAAG CTCTTGGTTGCACTTGTGAGTGCCTACAGGTATGAAGGACCAAAGGTGAAAGATGACACTGCAAAATCCGAGGCCAAAACACTTGCTCATGCCATTAAGAATGCAGATAAGAGGAACCCCATTGAAGATGATGAGGTCATTAGGATACTATCAACAAGGAGCAAGCCCCATCTCAAGGAAATATATAAACACTACCAGGAGATTTCTGGCCACAACATCGATGAG GATCTTGATGATGCTTTGAGGTTAAAAGAGACCGTGCAATGCCTATGTACTCCTCACACATACTTCAGCCAG GTCTTGGAAATTTCATTGAGAAATGGTGTGGATAAGAACATCAAAAAGGGATTGACTAGGGTAATCGTCACCCGAGCCGACGCAGACATGAAGGAGATCAAAGAGGAATACCAGAACCTATATGGAGTTTCTTTAACTGAGAAAATTGAAGCAACAGCTAATGGGAATTATAAGGATTTCTTACTCACTTTGGCTGCAAGAGGAGGCTAA
- the LOC117617709 gene encoding protein LNK2 isoform X2 — MFDWNDEELANIICGEAGENDDHIVPYPEASDDYCNKKEWSQESHTIKPTEQKTPVAKIDLHSSSNFDTIEGISTSEFGTDSWPDLSLSDVAKTEQHCIAETIQLDKDGENFQNSNEAKEQGDLVDFGWANIGSFDDLDQIFRDATTSPIKAFPVSSDSPSFTSGALSNASEKLEIKTEYAQKDDESITPGYGKTNYSASHGLRNAHVILDHVEYAGGKSKPMAKEQTDLDMGKGTLTNSYLIAENSSTPNEIANKVSRHRKIMRGHRKLEEKSEEKSLQDFYGTWPSSRTPSGHSENQLAHFMLQSSPSSELSQKRQLQGPESFPYQHISNQYVAQSMYGNLTNPNHATYVPSHIQPGELKHQHCFSSYEVSPGGARAINKSADTSVKALTMTPQEKIEKLRRRQQLQAMLAIQKQQQQFSHQICSTNHSATQKCPQENKIQHFEKADLEVEGFSTLPSLDPNSSTEQDDSSMVSAAVDDYSMEDTILYRLQDIISKLDIKIRLCIRDSLFRLAESALQRHYAIDTSNSNKTSKDEDEVVAKEDTNSHNRHGRMLDVETETNPIDRIVAHLLFHRHLDLSEKHSDAPESPVSSKLTCEHKAGLVNVSNECLPDSLKNKQCFPRQGSTNYCPLGEPHSSDLFKKIPLMDNSENASNNGPTHGGAMKAEASL; from the exons ATGTTTGATTGGAACGACGAGGAG CTTGCAAACATAATATGCGGTGAGGCAGGTGAGAATGATGATCATATTGTGCCTTATCCTGAGGCAAGTGATGATTATTGCAACAAGAAGGAATGGAGTCAAGAATCTCATACCATCAAGCCTACTGAACAGAAGACCCCTGTGGCCAAAATTGACTTGCATAGCAGTTCCAACTTTGACACCATTGAAGGAATTTCAACCTCTGAATTTGGAACGGACTCGTGGCCTGATTTATCTTTATCCGATGTTGCCAAAACTGAACAGCATTGCATAG CTGAGACAATTCAACTTGATAAAGAtggtgaaaattttcaaaattccaaTGAAGCTAAAGAACAAGGTGATCTTGTTGACTTTGGGTGGGCTAACATTGGAAGTTTTGATGATCTTGATCAGATTTTCAG AGATGCAACTACAAGTCCAATCAAAGCCTTTCCTGTATCTTCAGACTCACCAAGTTTCACATCAGGAGCACTAAGCAATGCATCtgagaaattggaaattaaaacAGAATATGCCCAGAAAGATGACGAGTCAATCACCCCTGGCTATGGAAAGACGAATTATTCTGCATCTCATGGTCTGCGGAATGCACATGTGATTCTTGATCATGTGGAATATGCTGGAGGTAAAAGTAAGCCCATGGCAAAGGAACAG ACAGATTTGGACATGGGAAAAGGCACTCTGACAAATTCTTACTTGATTGCTGAGAATTCTTCTACCCCAAATGAAATAGCTAATAAG GTTTCTAGACACAGAAAAATTATGAGGGGTCACAGAAAGTTGGAGGAGAAAAGCGAGGAGAAATCATTGCAAGATTTTTATGGCACATGGCCTTCATCAAGAACCCCTTCCGGACATTCTGAGAACCAATTGGCACACTTCATGCTAcaatcttctccttcttcagaGCTCAGCCAGAAGAGACAGCTTCAAGGACCTGAGTCTTTTCCATACCAACATATCTCAAACCAATATGTGGCCCAGTCTATGTATGGGAAcctcactaatccaaaccatgCTACATATGTGCCATCTCACATTCAGCCTGGGGAGTTGAAGCATCAACATTGTTTTTCTAGTTATGAAGTTTCTCCTGGGGGTGCAAGGgctataaacaagtcagcagaTACTTCTGTGAAGGCTCTGACCATGACTCctcaagaaaaaattgaaaagttaaGGAGGCGGCAGCAACTACAGGCAATGCTTGCCATTCAGAAACAACAGCAACAATTTAGTCATCAAATCTGTAGTACCAATCATTCTGCCACTCAAAAATGTcctcaagaaaataaaattcagcATTTTGAGAAAGCTGATCTGGAAGTTGAAGGCTTCAGCACTCTTCCTTCTCTGGACCCAAACTCATCCACAGAACAAGATGATTCCAGTATGGTTTCTGCAGCAGTTGATGATTACTCAATGGAGGATACAATACTTTACAGGCTTCAAGATATTATATCAAAG TTGGACATCAAAATAAGACTTTGCATACGGGATAGCTTGTTCCGGTTGGCTGAAAGTGCATTGCAAAGGCATTATGCTATTGATACTAGCAATTCAAACAAAACTAGCAAGGATGAGGATGAAGTCGTTGCAAAGGAGGACACCAATAGTCATAACAG GCATGGTAGGATGCTAGATGTCGAAACAGAGACCAATCCCATAGATCGAATCGTGGCCCATTTGCTCTTCCATAGGCATTTGGATTTATCAGAGAAACATTCTGACGCACCTGAATCACCTGTTTCTTCTAAGTTGACATGTGAACACAAAGCAGGTTTAGTAAACGTGTCGAATGAATGCTTGCCAGACAGTTTGAAGAACAAACAATGTTTTCCTCGTCAAGGATCTACAAATTATTGCCCACTGGGTGAGCCCCATTCTTCGGAcctgtttaaaaaaattcctttgATGGACAACTCAGAAAACGCATCTAACAATGGTCCGACACATGGTGGAGCTATGAAGGCTGAAGCCTCTCTGTGA
- the LOC117619140 gene encoding annexin-like protein RJ4 isoform X1, with protein sequence MATLIASENFSPIEDAEVLRRSVKGWGTDEKAVISILSHRNAAQRYEIRLAYEGLYHEDLIKRLESELSGDFEKAVYRWILDPTDRYAVLAHVAIKKPETDYNVIVEISSTLSPEELLAVRRAYQLRYKHSLEEDLAAHTTGDIRKLLVALVTTYRYDGGEINAKVAKSEADILHDAIKDKAFNHEEVIRILSTRSKTQLMATFNRYRDDHGISISKNLLDDGADDFQKALHVVIRCLNDPKKYFEKVLRQAIKRAGTDEDALTRVIVTRAERDLQDIKELYYKKNSVHLEHAVAKETSGDYKAFLVTLLGEQD encoded by the exons ATGGCTACCCTTATTGCCTCTGAAAACTTCTCCCCCATTGAAGATGCTGAAGTTCTTAGAAGATCTGTGAAAG gATGGGGGACTGATGAGAAGGCTGTAATCTCTATACTGTCACATAGAAATGCAGCTCAGAGATATGAAATCAGGCTTGCTTATGAGGGGCTTTATCATGAAGATCTTATCAAGCGCCTTGAATCGGAGCTCTCTGGGgattttgag AAAGCGGTGTACCGTTGGATATTGGATCCTACAGATCGCTATGCAGTCTTGGCTCATGTGGCAATCAAGAAACCTGAGACTGACTACAATGTCATCGTTGAAATTTCAAGCACTCTATCTCCTGAAGAGCTCCTGGCAGTAAGAAGGGCTTACCAACTTCGCTACAAGCACTCCTTGGAGGAAGACTTGGCTGCGCATACCACCGGTGATATCCGCAAG CTTCTGGTTGCTTTGGTGACTACTTATCGGTATGATGGTGGTGAGATCAATGCGAAAGTGGCAAAATCGGAAGCTGATATTCTTCATGATGCCATCAAAGACAAGGCTTTCAATCATGAGGAAGTTATTAGGATCCTCAGCACAAGGAGCAAGACACAGCTCATGGCAACCTTCAACCGCTACAGAGATGACCATGGCATTTCCATCAGCAAG AATTTGTTGGATGATGGTGCTGATGATTTCCAGAAGGCACTTCACGTCGTCATTCGATGCCTCAATGACCCAAAGAAGTACTTTGAGAAG GTACTTCGCCAAGCAATCAAAAGGGCTGGGACAGATGAGGATGCTCTCACTCGTGTGATCGTTACGAGGGCAGAGAGGGACTTGCAGGACATCAAGGAGCTTTACTACAAGAAGAACAGTGTTCATCTTGAGCATGCTGTGGCCAAAGAAACATCAGGAGATTACAAGGCCTTCCTCGTTACCCTGTTAGGGGAGCAAGATTGA
- the LOC117617709 gene encoding protein LNK2 isoform X3: protein MLCASWNLHSEEHQWLFCSNDDSIFGHASLANTDELWSSSRDATTSPIKAFPVSSDSPSFTSGALSNASEKLEIKTEYAQKDDESITPGYGKTNYSASHGLRNAHVILDHVEYAGGKSKPMAKEQTDLDMGKGTLTNSYLIAENSSTPNEIANKVSRHRKIMRGHRKLEEKSEEKSLQDFYGTWPSSRTPSGHSENQLAHFMLQSSPSSELSQKRQLQGPESFPYQHISNQYVAQSMYGNLTNPNHATYVPSHIQPGELKHQHCFSSYEVSPGGARAINKSADTSVKALTMTPQEKIEKLRRRQQLQAMLAIQKQQQQFSHQICSTNHSATQKCPQENKIQHFEKADLEVEGFSTLPSLDPNSSTEQDDSSMVSAAVDDYSMEDTILYRLQDIISKLDIKIRLCIRDSLFRLAESALQRHYAIDTSNSNKTSKDEDEVVAKEDTNSHNRHGRMLDVETETNPIDRIVAHLLFHRHLDLSEKHSDAPESPVSSKLTCEHKAGLVNVSNECLPDSLKNKQCFPRQGSTNYCPLGEPHSSDLFKKIPLMDNSENASNNGPTHGGAMKAEASL, encoded by the exons ATGTTATGTGCTTCTTGGAATTTGCACTCTGAAGAACACCAG TGGTTATTTTGCAGCAATGATGACTCCATATTTGGCCATGCAAGTCTTGCTAACACTGACGAGCTATGGTCTTCTTCTAGAGATGCAACTACAAGTCCAATCAAAGCCTTTCCTGTATCTTCAGACTCACCAAGTTTCACATCAGGAGCACTAAGCAATGCATCtgagaaattggaaattaaaacAGAATATGCCCAGAAAGATGACGAGTCAATCACCCCTGGCTATGGAAAGACGAATTATTCTGCATCTCATGGTCTGCGGAATGCACATGTGATTCTTGATCATGTGGAATATGCTGGAGGTAAAAGTAAGCCCATGGCAAAGGAACAG ACAGATTTGGACATGGGAAAAGGCACTCTGACAAATTCTTACTTGATTGCTGAGAATTCTTCTACCCCAAATGAAATAGCTAATAAG GTTTCTAGACACAGAAAAATTATGAGGGGTCACAGAAAGTTGGAGGAGAAAAGCGAGGAGAAATCATTGCAAGATTTTTATGGCACATGGCCTTCATCAAGAACCCCTTCCGGACATTCTGAGAACCAATTGGCACACTTCATGCTAcaatcttctccttcttcagaGCTCAGCCAGAAGAGACAGCTTCAAGGACCTGAGTCTTTTCCATACCAACATATCTCAAACCAATATGTGGCCCAGTCTATGTATGGGAAcctcactaatccaaaccatgCTACATATGTGCCATCTCACATTCAGCCTGGGGAGTTGAAGCATCAACATTGTTTTTCTAGTTATGAAGTTTCTCCTGGGGGTGCAAGGgctataaacaagtcagcagaTACTTCTGTGAAGGCTCTGACCATGACTCctcaagaaaaaattgaaaagttaaGGAGGCGGCAGCAACTACAGGCAATGCTTGCCATTCAGAAACAACAGCAACAATTTAGTCATCAAATCTGTAGTACCAATCATTCTGCCACTCAAAAATGTcctcaagaaaataaaattcagcATTTTGAGAAAGCTGATCTGGAAGTTGAAGGCTTCAGCACTCTTCCTTCTCTGGACCCAAACTCATCCACAGAACAAGATGATTCCAGTATGGTTTCTGCAGCAGTTGATGATTACTCAATGGAGGATACAATACTTTACAGGCTTCAAGATATTATATCAAAG TTGGACATCAAAATAAGACTTTGCATACGGGATAGCTTGTTCCGGTTGGCTGAAAGTGCATTGCAAAGGCATTATGCTATTGATACTAGCAATTCAAACAAAACTAGCAAGGATGAGGATGAAGTCGTTGCAAAGGAGGACACCAATAGTCATAACAG GCATGGTAGGATGCTAGATGTCGAAACAGAGACCAATCCCATAGATCGAATCGTGGCCCATTTGCTCTTCCATAGGCATTTGGATTTATCAGAGAAACATTCTGACGCACCTGAATCACCTGTTTCTTCTAAGTTGACATGTGAACACAAAGCAGGTTTAGTAAACGTGTCGAATGAATGCTTGCCAGACAGTTTGAAGAACAAACAATGTTTTCCTCGTCAAGGATCTACAAATTATTGCCCACTGGGTGAGCCCCATTCTTCGGAcctgtttaaaaaaattcctttgATGGACAACTCAGAAAACGCATCTAACAATGGTCCGACACATGGTGGAGCTATGAAGGCTGAAGCCTCTCTGTGA
- the LOC117617709 gene encoding protein LNK2 isoform X1, producing the protein MFDWNDEELANIICGEAGENDDHIVPYPEASDDYCNKKEWSQESHTIKPTEQKTPVAKIDLHSSSNFDTIEGISTSEFGTDSWPDLSLSDVAKTEQHCIAETIQLDKDGENFQNSNEAKEQGDLVDFGWANIGSFDDLDQIFSNDDSIFGHASLANTDELWSSSRDATTSPIKAFPVSSDSPSFTSGALSNASEKLEIKTEYAQKDDESITPGYGKTNYSASHGLRNAHVILDHVEYAGGKSKPMAKEQTDLDMGKGTLTNSYLIAENSSTPNEIANKVSRHRKIMRGHRKLEEKSEEKSLQDFYGTWPSSRTPSGHSENQLAHFMLQSSPSSELSQKRQLQGPESFPYQHISNQYVAQSMYGNLTNPNHATYVPSHIQPGELKHQHCFSSYEVSPGGARAINKSADTSVKALTMTPQEKIEKLRRRQQLQAMLAIQKQQQQFSHQICSTNHSATQKCPQENKIQHFEKADLEVEGFSTLPSLDPNSSTEQDDSSMVSAAVDDYSMEDTILYRLQDIISKLDIKIRLCIRDSLFRLAESALQRHYAIDTSNSNKTSKDEDEVVAKEDTNSHNRHGRMLDVETETNPIDRIVAHLLFHRHLDLSEKHSDAPESPVSSKLTCEHKAGLVNVSNECLPDSLKNKQCFPRQGSTNYCPLGEPHSSDLFKKIPLMDNSENASNNGPTHGGAMKAEASL; encoded by the exons ATGTTTGATTGGAACGACGAGGAG CTTGCAAACATAATATGCGGTGAGGCAGGTGAGAATGATGATCATATTGTGCCTTATCCTGAGGCAAGTGATGATTATTGCAACAAGAAGGAATGGAGTCAAGAATCTCATACCATCAAGCCTACTGAACAGAAGACCCCTGTGGCCAAAATTGACTTGCATAGCAGTTCCAACTTTGACACCATTGAAGGAATTTCAACCTCTGAATTTGGAACGGACTCGTGGCCTGATTTATCTTTATCCGATGTTGCCAAAACTGAACAGCATTGCATAG CTGAGACAATTCAACTTGATAAAGAtggtgaaaattttcaaaattccaaTGAAGCTAAAGAACAAGGTGATCTTGTTGACTTTGGGTGGGCTAACATTGGAAGTTTTGATGATCTTGATCAGATTTTCAG CAATGATGACTCCATATTTGGCCATGCAAGTCTTGCTAACACTGACGAGCTATGGTCTTCTTCTAGAGATGCAACTACAAGTCCAATCAAAGCCTTTCCTGTATCTTCAGACTCACCAAGTTTCACATCAGGAGCACTAAGCAATGCATCtgagaaattggaaattaaaacAGAATATGCCCAGAAAGATGACGAGTCAATCACCCCTGGCTATGGAAAGACGAATTATTCTGCATCTCATGGTCTGCGGAATGCACATGTGATTCTTGATCATGTGGAATATGCTGGAGGTAAAAGTAAGCCCATGGCAAAGGAACAG ACAGATTTGGACATGGGAAAAGGCACTCTGACAAATTCTTACTTGATTGCTGAGAATTCTTCTACCCCAAATGAAATAGCTAATAAG GTTTCTAGACACAGAAAAATTATGAGGGGTCACAGAAAGTTGGAGGAGAAAAGCGAGGAGAAATCATTGCAAGATTTTTATGGCACATGGCCTTCATCAAGAACCCCTTCCGGACATTCTGAGAACCAATTGGCACACTTCATGCTAcaatcttctccttcttcagaGCTCAGCCAGAAGAGACAGCTTCAAGGACCTGAGTCTTTTCCATACCAACATATCTCAAACCAATATGTGGCCCAGTCTATGTATGGGAAcctcactaatccaaaccatgCTACATATGTGCCATCTCACATTCAGCCTGGGGAGTTGAAGCATCAACATTGTTTTTCTAGTTATGAAGTTTCTCCTGGGGGTGCAAGGgctataaacaagtcagcagaTACTTCTGTGAAGGCTCTGACCATGACTCctcaagaaaaaattgaaaagttaaGGAGGCGGCAGCAACTACAGGCAATGCTTGCCATTCAGAAACAACAGCAACAATTTAGTCATCAAATCTGTAGTACCAATCATTCTGCCACTCAAAAATGTcctcaagaaaataaaattcagcATTTTGAGAAAGCTGATCTGGAAGTTGAAGGCTTCAGCACTCTTCCTTCTCTGGACCCAAACTCATCCACAGAACAAGATGATTCCAGTATGGTTTCTGCAGCAGTTGATGATTACTCAATGGAGGATACAATACTTTACAGGCTTCAAGATATTATATCAAAG TTGGACATCAAAATAAGACTTTGCATACGGGATAGCTTGTTCCGGTTGGCTGAAAGTGCATTGCAAAGGCATTATGCTATTGATACTAGCAATTCAAACAAAACTAGCAAGGATGAGGATGAAGTCGTTGCAAAGGAGGACACCAATAGTCATAACAG GCATGGTAGGATGCTAGATGTCGAAACAGAGACCAATCCCATAGATCGAATCGTGGCCCATTTGCTCTTCCATAGGCATTTGGATTTATCAGAGAAACATTCTGACGCACCTGAATCACCTGTTTCTTCTAAGTTGACATGTGAACACAAAGCAGGTTTAGTAAACGTGTCGAATGAATGCTTGCCAGACAGTTTGAAGAACAAACAATGTTTTCCTCGTCAAGGATCTACAAATTATTGCCCACTGGGTGAGCCCCATTCTTCGGAcctgtttaaaaaaattcctttgATGGACAACTCAGAAAACGCATCTAACAATGGTCCGACACATGGTGGAGCTATGAAGGCTGAAGCCTCTCTGTGA